A window of the Chloroflexus sp. Y-396-1 genome harbors these coding sequences:
- a CDS encoding aldehyde ferredoxin oxidoreductase C-terminal domain-containing protein: protein MPLRSLTIDLARGHARQTLPNEVERDYLGGRGVIAWLLWYQLEPDTPPLSSDNLLIFAAGPLAGSSAFATGGFTVGTRSPLTGGIGYGWAPGHWGAALRRNGIDVLIIRGEAPDWCYLFIDGDTVRLRSARHLIGRDTVVTTATLSNELGGDVRVLALGPAGEAGVAYASIVAEGQYLVEPAGTGAVMADKKLKAIVVRDRAPLPAVDTARMQSVLQSIQQRGEQHSTANAIRAIGSAGLLPAAIKLGALTSRDARAPADGVAIARMFSEIARRGGRLERGCAHCPLPCYIDLRTRSGETHPLPSLELIAGFAARVGITDADAMLAIADRCLRLGIDPASAAAAITFMTEAQDEGLVRQRTLNWGDSAAVIAALDRMSQRQEKRDILSLGVGEMQQAVWGSSAFAPQVKGLAMPALDPRALTEIGLAMATSPIGGDYRYAMTFEELVTEPPAWLPPPASGPRESEGKALRLIWHERFAAALDASGFCRRMGLMAYQITPGELIALLGAVSGRTVSGADLVRIGERIVTLDRLFTRRYASNSQDTLPERYLREPLNSGPTAGHTPPLESLLAEYYARHGWDSAGDPTSARLAELGI from the coding sequence ATGCCGTTGCGTAGTCTTACTATTGATCTTGCTCGTGGCCATGCACGCCAGACCTTACCCAACGAAGTCGAACGTGACTATTTGGGTGGGCGAGGGGTTATTGCGTGGTTACTCTGGTATCAGCTTGAACCGGATACACCGCCACTTTCGTCGGATAATCTGCTCATCTTTGCTGCCGGTCCTCTGGCCGGTAGCAGTGCCTTTGCCACCGGAGGTTTTACGGTGGGTACACGTTCGCCGTTAACCGGCGGGATTGGGTACGGCTGGGCGCCGGGGCACTGGGGGGCGGCACTGCGCCGGAATGGAATTGATGTTTTGATTATCCGCGGCGAAGCACCCGACTGGTGTTACCTGTTCATCGATGGTGACACCGTGCGTCTGCGTTCGGCCCGTCATCTGATTGGCCGCGACACCGTTGTGACGACAGCCACACTCAGCAACGAATTAGGTGGCGATGTACGGGTATTGGCGCTCGGCCCTGCTGGTGAGGCCGGGGTAGCGTATGCCAGTATTGTCGCCGAAGGGCAGTATCTGGTTGAACCAGCAGGAACCGGTGCGGTGATGGCTGACAAAAAGCTTAAGGCTATTGTCGTGCGGGATCGAGCACCTCTGCCAGCCGTTGATACTGCGCGGATGCAAAGTGTCCTTCAATCGATCCAGCAGCGTGGTGAACAACATTCGACCGCGAATGCTATTCGTGCAATCGGCAGTGCCGGTCTGTTGCCGGCAGCTATCAAATTAGGGGCGCTTACCAGTCGCGATGCGCGCGCACCGGCTGATGGGGTAGCAATTGCCCGTATGTTCAGCGAGATCGCACGCCGTGGTGGTAGACTCGAACGGGGTTGTGCGCATTGTCCGCTGCCCTGCTATATCGATCTACGGACCAGAAGTGGAGAAACCCATCCACTCCCAAGTCTTGAACTGATTGCCGGCTTTGCTGCCCGTGTCGGTATTACCGATGCTGATGCGATGCTAGCTATTGCTGATCGTTGTCTCCGACTAGGTATTGACCCAGCGTCTGCTGCAGCGGCAATAACCTTTATGACCGAGGCTCAAGACGAAGGTCTCGTGCGCCAACGCACACTGAACTGGGGTGATAGTGCAGCGGTGATTGCCGCTCTCGACCGAATGAGTCAGCGACAAGAGAAGCGTGATATTCTCTCACTCGGTGTAGGTGAGATGCAACAGGCGGTGTGGGGGTCATCAGCGTTTGCGCCGCAGGTGAAGGGGCTAGCAATGCCGGCGCTCGATCCACGGGCGCTAACAGAAATCGGGCTGGCAATGGCAACCAGTCCGATAGGAGGTGACTATCGCTATGCGATGACGTTTGAAGAGCTGGTCACCGAACCTCCAGCCTGGCTCCCACCACCAGCCAGTGGGCCGCGCGAGAGTGAAGGAAAAGCATTACGGTTAATCTGGCACGAACGGTTTGCCGCTGCACTTGATGCCAGTGGTTTCTGTCGGCGGATGGGCCTGATGGCCTACCAGATTACGCCCGGTGAACTCATTGCCTTACTCGGTGCGGTGAGTGGGCGTACCGTCTCGGGTGCCGATCTTGTTCGTATCGGCGAGCGGATTGTCACACTCGACCGTCTGTTTACTCGCCGTTACGCCAGTAATAGTCAGGATACTCTTCCTGAGCGTTATCTGCGTGAACCGCTGAACAGTGGCCCAACTGCCGGCCATACACCTCCGCTCGAATCACTTCTGGCCGAGTACTATGCACGCCACGGCTGGGATTCGGCTGGTGATCCAACATCGGCGCGACTGGCTGAGTTGGGGATATAG
- the proB gene encoding glutamate 5-kinase: protein MSRFVVKLGTSVLTAGTDRLHRPYFIELARQIARLKEIGHEVVLVSSGAVAAGKERLGVSPQQRSTIPMKQVFAAVGQSRLMHLYEQIFELYGLQVAQALLTRDDLRDRRRYLNARNTLTLCLAQGIVPIINENDAVATAEIRVGDNDNLSALVAGLIDADLLLILTDIAGLYSADPRSDPHAELLREVPVIDERIWAMAGGSGTHRGTGGMQTKIQAADLATRSGVAVVIAAGHEPDVIVRVASGERIGTFFPATTSHPDARQRWILAETVRHSRIVVDEGAATALIQYGKSLLAAGIRDVSGEFERGQTVRIFTQDGREIARGLTQYRSSDLHLIAGLRSSQIAGVLGYDYEPEVVHRDDMVVLTG from the coding sequence ATGAGCAGATTCGTGGTTAAACTGGGAACCAGTGTACTGACAGCCGGAACCGATCGACTTCATCGACCATATTTTATCGAACTGGCCAGGCAGATTGCCCGTCTGAAAGAGATCGGTCATGAAGTAGTACTTGTCTCTTCTGGGGCAGTTGCTGCCGGTAAAGAGCGACTCGGTGTCAGTCCGCAGCAGCGCAGCACTATTCCAATGAAGCAGGTGTTTGCCGCAGTTGGTCAGAGCCGTCTGATGCATCTTTACGAACAGATTTTTGAATTGTACGGGTTGCAGGTGGCACAGGCGTTACTTACCCGTGATGATCTCCGCGACCGGCGCCGCTACCTCAATGCCCGTAATACGCTTACCCTTTGCCTCGCGCAGGGAATCGTCCCGATCATCAATGAAAATGATGCGGTAGCGACGGCTGAAATTCGGGTTGGCGACAATGACAATCTCTCGGCGCTCGTCGCCGGTTTGATAGACGCCGATCTGCTCTTAATCCTGACCGATATTGCTGGCTTATACAGTGCCGATCCGCGGAGCGATCCGCATGCCGAGTTGCTACGTGAAGTCCCGGTGATCGATGAGCGAATCTGGGCGATGGCAGGCGGAAGTGGCACGCACCGGGGCACAGGAGGAATGCAGACCAAGATTCAGGCTGCTGATCTGGCAACTCGCTCTGGTGTAGCGGTGGTCATTGCGGCCGGGCATGAACCGGATGTTATCGTGCGCGTCGCCAGCGGTGAGCGGATTGGTACCTTCTTTCCGGCTACAACCTCTCACCCCGATGCCAGACAACGCTGGATTTTAGCCGAAACCGTTCGCCACTCACGGATCGTCGTTGATGAAGGAGCGGCCACAGCTCTCATTCAGTATGGGAAAAGTCTGCTTGCCGCCGGTATTCGCGATGTCAGCGGCGAATTTGAACGCGGTCAGACGGTACGTATCTTTACTCAGGATGGCCGCGAGATCGCACGTGGTCTCACCCAATACCGATCAAGCGATCTTCATTTGATCGCCGGTCTTCGCTCATCACAAATCGCCGGCGTTTTGGGGTATGATTACGAGCCAGAGGTCGTTCATCGCGACGATATGGTCGTGTTGACCGGATAA
- the gltX gene encoding glutamate--tRNA ligase, translating into MSSIAGPVRVRFAPSPTGSLHIGGVRTALFNWLCARHYGGQFILRIEDTDEKRFVPGAADDISASLRWVGIDWDEGPDIGGPYGPYVQSERFEQGIYQPFIEQLLEAGLAYMSFTTEEELAQMRAAAEAAGIKAFRFRGPERDWPLAKQREVAATGKPYTIRLKTPLEGETRFRDLIRGGDEIVVQNNQLQDIVLIKSTGMPVYHFAHLVDDHLMKITHVMRGEEWVPSTPYHVLLYDFFGWPRPVFAHLPAILRQDGRGKLSKRKDDVATYRFRERGYLPETIFNYLALQGWSYDGVTEIMTRDELIARFTLERIQPSPARWNPEKLRDMNGIYIRKLTTEQLAERVLPFMQRAGLIGEPPSEDERAYLITLIPLIHERLEELQEAPELLLFFYQDVIPGETYNPADLIPKKHDAGQTSALLRAAHEALSQLTDWTPPALETTLRALCEQLQVKPGPLFGAIRVAVTGRSVAPPLFDTLAGIGRERSLSRLNAAIAALEQML; encoded by the coding sequence ATGAGTTCAATCGCAGGGCCGGTGCGGGTACGGTTCGCCCCCAGCCCCACCGGTAGTTTACACATTGGCGGTGTACGTACCGCCCTCTTCAACTGGCTCTGCGCCCGCCACTACGGTGGTCAGTTTATTTTGCGCATTGAGGACACCGATGAGAAGCGTTTTGTGCCGGGTGCAGCCGATGACATCAGTGCATCACTGCGCTGGGTCGGGATCGATTGGGATGAAGGCCCCGATATTGGCGGACCGTATGGTCCTTACGTCCAATCAGAGCGATTTGAGCAGGGTATCTACCAACCTTTCATTGAGCAATTGCTAGAGGCCGGACTCGCTTACATGTCATTTACCACTGAAGAGGAGTTGGCTCAGATGCGAGCGGCTGCTGAAGCTGCCGGTATTAAGGCCTTTCGTTTCCGTGGCCCCGAACGCGATTGGCCCCTGGCGAAACAGCGCGAAGTAGCTGCCACCGGTAAACCATACACCATTCGCCTCAAGACACCACTAGAGGGCGAAACCCGCTTTCGCGATCTGATACGTGGTGGTGATGAGATTGTCGTGCAGAACAATCAACTGCAAGATATTGTATTGATTAAATCAACCGGGATGCCGGTATATCACTTTGCCCATCTCGTCGACGATCATCTGATGAAGATCACGCATGTCATGCGGGGCGAGGAGTGGGTACCGAGCACGCCGTACCATGTCTTACTGTATGACTTCTTCGGTTGGCCGCGACCAGTGTTTGCTCATCTCCCGGCGATTTTACGGCAAGACGGACGAGGAAAGTTGTCGAAGCGGAAAGACGATGTTGCGACCTACCGCTTCCGTGAACGTGGCTACCTGCCGGAAACCATCTTCAACTATCTCGCTTTACAGGGCTGGAGCTACGATGGCGTTACCGAAATCATGACTCGTGATGAACTGATTGCGCGTTTCACGCTCGAACGCATCCAACCATCACCCGCACGCTGGAATCCTGAGAAGTTGCGGGATATGAATGGTATCTACATCCGTAAACTTACTACTGAGCAGTTGGCCGAGCGCGTGTTACCGTTTATGCAACGGGCCGGTCTTATCGGTGAACCACCAAGTGAGGATGAGCGGGCATATCTGATCACGTTAATTCCGCTGATTCACGAACGGCTGGAAGAACTGCAAGAAGCGCCCGAATTGCTGCTGTTCTTTTACCAGGATGTGATACCTGGTGAGACCTACAATCCCGCTGACCTTATTCCGAAGAAACACGATGCTGGGCAGACCAGCGCCTTATTGCGGGCAGCACACGAGGCATTGAGTCAGCTCACAGATTGGACGCCGCCTGCCCTTGAGACAACCCTGCGTGCCCTTTGCGAGCAACTCCAGGTTAAACCTGGCCCACTGTTCGGTGCAATTCGGGTTGCAGTGACCGGACGGAGCGTTGCGCCACCGTTGTTCGACACCCTGGCCGGGATCGGACGTGAACGTAGCCTGTCGCGGTTGAACGCTGCCATTGCTGCATTGGAACAAATGCTATGA
- the malZ gene encoding maltodextrin glucosidase, whose translation MKILTWEASVHHDGSPLYLRFSGRLGDTAVFRLRMAADAPVRGVFLRTCPDGEQQITPLQDQGIRGVCRWWEGTLPIRMLRTNYRFLIRADDGTRWYSAGGMTRYYPTDANDFVVLANYHALAWVRDTVFYQIFPDRFADGDPTNNVRSGAYLYHGHPVIARRWHEQPNRETGPFEFYGGDLQGIAQRIDYLTDLGVSAIYLNPIFRAPSNHKYDVEDYTSIDPHLGGEAGLLMLRQALDEHQMQLVLDIVPNHCGVTHPWFVAAQRDPHAPTSEFFIFRRHPHEYESWLGVKTLPKLNYRSVRLREIMYAGHDAIMRHWLRPPYRIDGWRIDVANMLGRLGPDNLGHKIGRGIRRAVKAEQPDAYLLGEHFFDGTPHLQGEELDATMNYQGFTFPIWRWLGGFEFNPQRPEADPRPIATETVADQWTAFRAAIPWQIASQQFNLLGSHDTPRIRTIVGNDLARVRVAMVLLFCYPGVPCVYYGDEIGLTGGGDPDCRRPMPWDESTWDHDLRTFVQRLVRLRRSAPALRWGGFQQLYAHGETIAFQREAPEQRLVIVARRSNDGQRSLPVRHAGLADGTRMREILTGAEAVVFDGRLDISSLPATGAQVWQEVHRDTAR comes from the coding sequence ATGAAGATACTAACCTGGGAAGCCAGTGTACATCACGACGGCTCACCGCTCTATCTACGCTTCAGTGGACGGCTGGGTGATACAGCAGTCTTTCGGCTGCGTATGGCTGCCGATGCGCCGGTGCGTGGTGTCTTTCTCCGCACCTGTCCAGATGGTGAACAACAGATCACGCCACTCCAAGATCAAGGGATACGGGGAGTATGTCGGTGGTGGGAAGGTACACTTCCCATTCGGATGTTGCGTACCAACTATCGTTTTCTGATCCGGGCCGATGACGGCACACGTTGGTATAGTGCGGGTGGTATGACACGCTATTACCCGACTGACGCCAATGATTTTGTGGTACTGGCCAACTACCATGCACTAGCATGGGTTCGTGATACTGTCTTCTACCAAATCTTTCCTGATCGCTTTGCCGATGGTGATCCGACCAACAATGTTCGGAGTGGCGCCTATTTGTACCATGGACACCCGGTCATTGCCCGACGTTGGCACGAACAACCCAACCGCGAAACTGGCCCGTTTGAGTTTTACGGGGGTGATCTGCAGGGTATCGCCCAACGAATTGACTACTTGACCGATTTAGGGGTCTCGGCAATTTATCTCAACCCTATCTTTCGCGCACCGTCAAACCACAAATACGATGTGGAAGACTACACGAGCATTGATCCGCATCTTGGCGGCGAGGCCGGTTTGCTGATGTTACGACAAGCCCTTGACGAGCATCAGATGCAGTTGGTACTCGATATTGTGCCAAACCATTGCGGAGTGACCCACCCCTGGTTTGTAGCCGCCCAACGCGATCCGCACGCACCGACATCCGAGTTTTTCATCTTCCGCCGACATCCGCACGAATACGAGAGTTGGCTGGGAGTAAAAACTTTGCCCAAGCTCAACTATCGCAGTGTGCGACTCCGCGAAATAATGTACGCCGGTCACGATGCTATTATGAGGCACTGGCTACGTCCACCCTACCGGATTGATGGATGGCGGATTGATGTCGCCAATATGCTGGGACGTCTAGGGCCAGATAACCTGGGACATAAAATCGGGCGAGGTATTCGCCGGGCCGTAAAAGCTGAACAACCCGACGCTTACCTTCTTGGAGAACACTTCTTTGATGGTACGCCGCATCTGCAAGGTGAAGAGCTTGATGCGACGATGAATTACCAGGGTTTCACCTTTCCTATCTGGCGTTGGCTAGGCGGATTTGAATTCAACCCCCAGCGGCCCGAAGCCGATCCACGCCCGATAGCTACTGAAACAGTCGCCGACCAGTGGACTGCATTTCGGGCGGCGATTCCCTGGCAAATAGCAAGCCAGCAATTCAACCTGCTTGGTAGTCACGATACACCACGCATACGCACCATCGTTGGTAATGATCTGGCACGAGTACGAGTTGCAATGGTCCTCCTGTTCTGCTATCCGGGGGTGCCATGCGTCTACTATGGTGATGAGATCGGTTTAACCGGTGGGGGCGATCCAGATTGTCGGCGCCCGATGCCGTGGGACGAATCGACGTGGGATCACGACCTGCGCACCTTTGTGCAACGACTGGTACGGTTACGACGCAGTGCGCCAGCACTACGCTGGGGGGGATTTCAGCAACTCTATGCTCATGGCGAGACCATTGCGTTTCAACGCGAAGCGCCAGAGCAGCGTCTGGTCATTGTGGCTCGCCGTAGCAATGATGGACAACGGTCATTGCCGGTTAGACATGCTGGTCTGGCCGACGGTACACGGATGCGAGAAATCCTAACTGGAGCCGAGGCAGTTGTTTTCGACGGAAGATTAGACATTAGCAGTCTTCCAGCAACCGGTGCGCAGGTATGGCAGGAAGTACATCGTGATACTGCACGTTAA
- a CDS encoding S9 family peptidase has protein sequence MSPLRSIAWIGLLIVVVGLVAPATAAPIRNNIVNVDQFADEADLPPNLLSDDEIERINRLQNGAIGVNIISDISPDDGAVLIGTSNGLAFLEIKTGDTVPVDTSAFAFLIPLPALGLGEFSWQDERTIGTLALNAFATSNEDIFAVLAIDRYSGEIAASIIGVPDASIADGIISIAPNLTTWLILRAGNGTSGEFKPLTTRHTISFPLPVGERLNDWHRWSAHIQRGVDRLRQQRPDLLNRLLWRQNDTNILEVTNTTTDLFLYDAITGDEQYITTIPSASSLLRATWTDDSARVAVSFFGTADGRERPTFSGSLFSEEIYRDATGNLPPSQNPFIQNNNTYVVDAVSGRTQVIRPDPALGAPILEAYDWAPGGRSLLIRAHHPAYLKGRTHPLYYPQFSSRTSLRFYDQGNDGQLRHTSTFSHPMFSGSAAASQDAKFVSPDEVIVRGMVGSNHHPYYYNRVSGELRSLADRAGSYYNLVATSSRTRQIVFVYTSYTAPPDIYRLRWDGTALARLSWFNEELRREANLRQDPVTFTLRNGQVRVGTLIQAANAPFPPRDVRLIVWQEGGPGGSMDNRWAANVENPYALLPSFGFALLITPLAGRSGYTPEAFNSLYDSNNFGQIDIDEQAEIVQQMIARGWTSQGKVGITGCSYGGYFALQSIIRHPDLYAAANPQCALADTISEWQSGYKTLMAYLQGLPPYKAIAEYTNDSPIFNADRIKAAVLTFHGTDDFLPIVHNENLHLQLVNRGVTARMVRFILEGHGLFMEENQLYAAQEQISWFRKHLK, from the coding sequence ATGTCACCTCTTCGATCTATAGCCTGGATTGGGTTATTGATTGTAGTGGTTGGCCTGGTAGCGCCAGCAACTGCTGCACCAATACGAAACAACATAGTGAACGTTGATCAGTTTGCTGACGAAGCAGACCTTCCCCCCAACTTGCTCAGCGATGATGAAATTGAGCGAATCAACCGCTTACAAAATGGGGCAATAGGAGTCAATATCATCAGTGACATCAGCCCGGACGACGGCGCAGTGTTGATCGGCACGAGCAATGGCCTGGCCTTTCTCGAGATCAAAACCGGCGATACCGTTCCGGTTGACACCTCTGCCTTTGCATTTCTGATACCGCTTCCTGCACTAGGGTTAGGTGAATTTAGCTGGCAGGACGAGCGTACGATTGGTACGTTAGCCTTAAACGCTTTCGCTACCAGCAACGAAGACATTTTTGCTGTGCTGGCGATAGATCGGTACAGCGGCGAGATCGCCGCATCCATCATTGGCGTTCCCGATGCGAGTATTGCAGACGGAATTATCTCGATTGCCCCAAACTTAACCACTTGGTTGATCCTGCGCGCAGGTAATGGTACATCTGGAGAATTTAAACCTCTCACCACCCGCCACACTATCAGCTTCCCGTTACCAGTAGGTGAACGTCTCAACGATTGGCACCGATGGTCAGCTCACATCCAACGAGGTGTAGATCGGCTGCGCCAGCAGCGACCTGATCTACTCAACCGTCTGCTCTGGCGGCAGAATGACACAAACATCCTGGAAGTCACTAATACTACTACTGACCTGTTCCTCTACGACGCAATCACTGGGGATGAACAGTACATTACCACCATCCCATCCGCTTCGAGTCTTCTTAGGGCGACTTGGACGGATGACTCGGCTCGCGTGGCGGTATCATTTTTCGGTACAGCCGATGGTAGAGAGCGACCTACGTTTTCAGGTTCACTCTTTTCGGAAGAGATATACCGCGATGCGACCGGTAATCTGCCACCATCCCAAAATCCGTTCATCCAGAACAACAACACCTATGTCGTTGATGCTGTTAGCGGTCGCACCCAGGTGATCCGACCTGATCCTGCACTTGGTGCGCCAATTCTAGAGGCATACGATTGGGCGCCTGGTGGCCGATCGCTCCTCATCCGAGCACATCACCCGGCTTATCTGAAAGGGCGCACCCATCCTCTCTACTATCCTCAATTCTCTTCCAGAACAAGCCTTCGGTTCTACGATCAGGGGAATGACGGTCAACTGCGTCATACTAGTACGTTCTCACACCCGATGTTTTCTGGTAGCGCTGCTGCATCTCAAGATGCCAAGTTCGTCAGCCCTGATGAGGTGATCGTTCGCGGTATGGTCGGTAGTAATCATCATCCATACTATTACAACCGTGTGTCTGGGGAATTGCGTAGCCTCGCCGACCGTGCTGGCAGCTACTATAATTTGGTAGCGACCAGTAGTCGGACCCGTCAAATCGTCTTCGTGTATACCTCCTATACAGCCCCGCCGGACATCTATCGTCTCCGCTGGGATGGCACGGCGTTGGCCCGGCTGAGCTGGTTTAATGAAGAGTTGCGTCGGGAAGCCAATTTACGGCAGGACCCGGTCACCTTTACGCTGCGGAATGGTCAGGTACGTGTCGGTACATTGATCCAGGCCGCGAATGCACCCTTTCCACCGCGTGATGTGCGTCTGATCGTCTGGCAAGAGGGTGGGCCAGGTGGATCGATGGATAACCGCTGGGCAGCAAATGTCGAGAATCCGTATGCACTGCTGCCTTCGTTCGGATTTGCGTTACTGATTACACCGCTGGCCGGTCGCAGTGGTTATACACCGGAAGCCTTTAACTCTCTGTACGATAGCAATAACTTCGGCCAGATCGATATTGACGAGCAGGCTGAGATTGTGCAGCAGATGATTGCCCGCGGTTGGACTTCGCAGGGTAAGGTTGGGATTACCGGATGCTCGTATGGTGGTTACTTTGCCTTACAAAGCATCATTCGCCACCCTGATCTCTACGCTGCTGCGAACCCACAGTGCGCTCTGGCCGATACGATCAGTGAATGGCAATCGGGGTACAAGACGCTGATGGCGTATCTACAAGGGTTGCCACCTTACAAAGCCATCGCTGAATACACGAACGATTCGCCAATTTTCAACGCTGATCGGATAAAGGCGGCTGTACTGACATTCCACGGAACCGATGACTTCCTCCCAATTGTACACAATGAGAACCTCCACCTGCAATTGGTCAATCGTGGAGTGACGGCCCGTATGGTACGCTTTATCCTCGAAGGACACGGGCTGTTTATGGAAGAGAACCAGCTCTACGCTGCGCAAGAGCAGATTAGCTGGTTCCGGAAGCATCTCAAGTAA
- a CDS encoding CPBP family intramembrane glutamic endopeptidase, whose product MIPQWLTHNRLYELARSGRRLTPWWGVIGIGVLIVFGSQIFALPISLVLFFLGMLEENTVNQPPLVSGLILSLTLAVSFGAMILLTWLWIRFFEKRSFVTLGFEPGRVFFLYGRGLLIGLASFTAIVGLLALLGYIAVENSDPAQVGLAALGGVLLVFFPGWLIQGAAEEVLTRGWMLPTLASRYRPWLGILISSLFFAIMHGLNPNLSILAMINLALYGLFAALYALREESLWGICAFHSIWNWVQGNFFGLAVSGQNAGGGMIFNLMETGPDWLTGGAFGPEGGLATTIVLLLSMAIIWWWPASRQQVVTQLVTTHKS is encoded by the coding sequence GTGATCCCGCAGTGGCTTACACACAACCGTTTATACGAGCTGGCGCGCAGCGGTCGACGCCTGACACCCTGGTGGGGCGTCATAGGTATTGGTGTCCTTATCGTCTTCGGTTCGCAAATTTTTGCTCTTCCTATCTCACTCGTGTTGTTTTTCCTCGGTATGCTCGAGGAAAACACGGTCAATCAACCACCGCTGGTATCAGGACTGATATTGTCGCTTACACTAGCGGTTTCCTTTGGTGCTATGATTTTGCTGACCTGGCTGTGGATTCGTTTCTTTGAGAAGCGTTCATTCGTGACACTTGGCTTTGAGCCGGGTAGAGTCTTCTTTCTATACGGTCGCGGTCTCCTAATTGGTCTGGCATCGTTCACGGCGATTGTAGGACTGTTAGCACTACTGGGGTACATCGCAGTAGAAAACAGCGATCCGGCGCAGGTTGGTCTGGCCGCCCTCGGTGGGGTTTTACTTGTCTTCTTTCCGGGCTGGCTGATCCAAGGCGCCGCTGAAGAGGTTCTCACCCGTGGCTGGATGCTTCCAACACTGGCGTCGCGCTATCGTCCATGGCTTGGAATTCTCATCTCATCCCTCTTCTTTGCTATCATGCACGGTCTCAACCCTAATCTGAGCATCCTGGCAATGATCAATCTAGCGTTGTACGGTCTCTTTGCTGCGCTCTATGCCCTGCGGGAAGAATCGCTGTGGGGAATATGTGCCTTTCATTCAATCTGGAATTGGGTGCAGGGAAACTTCTTTGGTCTGGCAGTGAGTGGTCAGAATGCTGGCGGCGGTATGATCTTCAACTTGATGGAGACCGGTCCTGACTGGTTGACCGGTGGCGCATTCGGACCAGAGGGTGGATTGGCTACTACAATCGTGCTGCTGTTAAGTATGGCGATCATCTGGTGGTGGCCGGCCAGCAGGCAGCAGGTGGTTACACAGCTAGTAACGACACATAAGTCGTAA
- a CDS encoding acetyl-CoA C-acetyltransferase, producing MDDVVIVGTARTPIGRFNSAYSGLSAIDLGAAAIQAAVQRAGIEPDSVDECIMGCVVTAGLGQSPARQAALRAGLPHTVGGLTVNKVCGSGLKAVMIGTALIRAGEAEVIVTGGMEHMSGAPYVLPQARHGYRLGHGQIIDAVVHDGLWCAFENHHMGVAAEWIARTFHVSREQQDAYALQSHQRAIAAQDCGAFQAEIAPVAVPGAKGQVNLVTTDEGPRRDTSMAALARLKPAFVADGTVTAGNAPGITDGAAALVLMRERRAVQLGLQPLARIGVAAQAAVKPLELFTAPAFAIEKLMKRAGRTLDDYDLFEINEAFAAQVIANLRALALDTDRVNVHGGAIALGHPIGASGARVLVTLISALRQRGGKRGIAALCLGGGEAVALEVEVI from the coding sequence ATGGACGATGTGGTCATTGTTGGGACAGCTCGTACCCCTATCGGGCGCTTTAACAGCGCCTACAGCGGGCTGAGTGCCATCGATCTGGGTGCAGCCGCGATACAGGCGGCTGTCCAACGAGCCGGGATTGAACCAGACTCAGTTGACGAATGTATTATGGGCTGCGTCGTTACTGCCGGTTTGGGACAATCACCGGCCCGCCAGGCAGCACTCCGCGCTGGCCTTCCGCACACGGTCGGCGGTTTGACCGTGAACAAAGTGTGTGGCAGCGGTCTCAAGGCGGTGATGATCGGAACCGCTCTGATCAGAGCAGGTGAAGCCGAGGTGATAGTCACCGGTGGTATGGAGCATATGAGCGGCGCGCCCTACGTGCTACCACAGGCTCGCCACGGCTACCGGCTCGGTCACGGACAAATTATCGATGCCGTAGTACATGATGGTCTGTGGTGTGCGTTTGAAAATCATCATATGGGTGTTGCCGCCGAATGGATTGCCCGTACCTTTCACGTCAGTCGTGAACAGCAGGACGCTTACGCATTACAATCACATCAACGCGCCATTGCTGCCCAAGACTGTGGCGCCTTTCAAGCAGAGATTGCACCGGTTGCAGTACCAGGGGCAAAAGGACAGGTCAATCTGGTGACCACCGATGAAGGGCCACGCCGTGATACCTCAATGGCCGCCCTAGCCAGACTCAAACCGGCCTTTGTCGCCGATGGTACTGTTACCGCCGGTAATGCACCTGGTATTACCGACGGTGCGGCAGCGTTGGTCTTGATGCGGGAACGTCGTGCTGTTCAACTCGGCTTACAACCGCTGGCACGGATTGGGGTTGCTGCTCAGGCTGCTGTCAAGCCGCTTGAACTCTTCACTGCACCAGCTTTTGCTATCGAAAAGTTAATGAAACGGGCAGGCCGCACGCTTGACGACTACGATCTATTTGAAATTAACGAAGCCTTCGCTGCTCAGGTGATTGCAAATCTGCGTGCCCTGGCGCTCGATACCGACCGGGTAAACGTTCACGGCGGTGCGATTGCACTTGGTCATCCCATTGGCGCGAGTGGCGCCCGTGTTTTGGTAACGCTTATCTCTGCATTACGTCAGCGAGGCGGGAAGCGAGGCATCGCAGCACTTTGTCTGGGTGGAGGTGAAGCAGTAGCGCTGGAAGTTGAAGTTATATAG